The Methanomassiliicoccus sp. genome segment TGTAGCCCCAATCAGCATAGAACACTGTCACCTGGGTTATGTTCAGGGACGATATCTCAGAGCCAGGCGCTATGACCATGGTGTACTGACAGGGCACGGACTCCCCGGGAAAGACCTCCTGCGGCGAGGTCTCGTCCAGAGTCACAAAGTCCGGCCAAGCGCCTTGTACAGATGGCGTCACGAACGCCACGGTCGTCGTTAATAGTAAAATCGTGAGCACTAAGCTCCCTAGAACCTTATCGATCCGCGTTTCCCATCCCTCGTGCCATCAACGCACTTTTTTTAGATAATACTTACGAGAGTTGGCATCCTGGCCCAGTTAAGCACATGGCCAAGTTCGATGATCTAGCGTTGCGACAGACTCATGCTTCATAACGCTCCAACTCCCCCGGGCTCTTCCCAGATGCGGCGATCTGCGCCCTTGATCGGCCCGGCCGTCCTCACTGTCCGCTCACCGAACAAGTCCAGCTACCGCCGTGTTATCTGCGTTAACGTACACAGCCTACTTCACGCGCGCCTGTACGAGCCGTGATGTATGGTGAGCTGAAAGGTGGCCCCGTTCCCGTCCTCCCCGACCTCCTGTATGAGTATTCCGGTGATCGCCAGGATCTCCTTGGAGAGGAACAGGCCCAGACCGGTCCCCTTGCCGAAGCCTTTGGTGAAGAGCCTCTCCCGGTCCTCCTGAGATATCCCTACTCCATTGTCCTGGAACGTGAGCAGCATGTCGCTACCTTCTCTCCTGGCGTCTAGGACGATGCGTAGAGAGTCCTTACGGCCAGAGTACTTCACGCTGTTGTCCACAAGGTTGCGGAAGACCATGGCCAGCATGGGGTCCGCCAGGACGCTCAAACCTTTCAGGCCGGGGCCTACCTCGATGGTCCCGGTGCCGTCCAGCTTGGGGAGTTCCTGCACGATGTCCTCCATCGATTGCCAATGAGGGACCGTGGAACCCATCCTCTCATAGTCCTTGGTGAAGTCAATCTGCCTGCTCACGTTGTGTATCGACCCCTCGACCTTCTTGAGCCGCTCCAGGACCGCGGGGTCCTCCGTCCTCATCATGGCCAGCTCCAGGTTCGCGCTCTGGATCTGGAGCTGGTTCTTGATATCATGGCGGGTGATGCTTCCCAGGAGGTCCAGCTTCTGCCTCGCCTTCAGGTATCTTATCTCGGCCTGCTTGTACCGGGTGATGTCCTGGTTGACACCGAAATCCCTGACCCTTGCTCCCCTCTGGTCCCTGAAGGAGTAGGCGCAGATGAGGATGTGCCGCACCTCCCCGTCTCGACGTATTATGCGGTGCTCCAGTTCCCGGTAGTCATCGTAATAGGAGGAGGAGAAGGTCTTGGTGCGGAAGTTCTCCTGCACCCGCGGAAGGTCGTCAGGATGCACGAACTCTCGGATGTAGGTCTCCGCCAGCATATGGTAGCCACCCTCCCTTTGGGCATCGGTGGCTAATAGCTTGTAGAAGCGATCGTTGAAGGTGTAGGTCCTGGTCCTCACGTCGTACTCCCAGGATGCGATGTCCGCCATGTCCATGGCCATAGACAGATGGGCCATGGTGGCCCTCAGCTCTTCCTCCACCCTCTTCCGAGCTGTGATGTCACGGAAGAGTACCATGTCCTGGGGCTCGTCCTCCTCCGCTTCCTCCAGGGAGGCTACGGTTATGTGTCCCCAGACGATATGGCCGTCCTTGCGGATGTACCTCTTCTCCACATCATAGGTACTCCTCCTGCCTGCCAGGTACTCCTCCCGGAGGTCCATCCCCACCTCGAGGTCATCGGGATGGGCGAGATCGAAAAGGGACATTTGGCTCAGCTCCGAGCGGGAGTGCCCGAAGAACCTCACCAGCTCATCGTTGAACTCCTTGGGCGCACCATTGCGGTCAGTGATGGCGATCCCCACCGCCGCCTCGTTGAAGACGGCGCGGAACTTGCTCTCGCTTCGACGCAGCGCATCCTCCGACCTCACATGATCGGTCATATCGGTAACGTAGGCCAAGACGCCCTTGCCGTCGGGGAGGTCCACCTGGGTGAAGGCCACGTGAACGGGGAAACGGGTGCCGTTCTTGCGTACTCCGATGAACTCGGTCTCCGGCCTCCGGTACGGCCGATGCCCTGGACGCGTCATCAGGTCCGCGTCCTGGGGCCGGCCGGACTGTGCGATCATGTCCTCAACCGGGCGCTCCCCGATATCATTGGCATCGTCGTAGCCGAACAGGTCCAGGTGCCGGCGGTTGGCATAGGAGACGAGGCCCTCCTGGATCATCATGATGGCGACGGGGGCGTCCTCGATGATGGAGCGAAAACGCTCCTCGCTCCTCCGAAGGTCGAGCTCATTACGGTGACCGATGACCGCCTTCTTCACCTTGTGCTCCAGCTCCATGAACTGGGAGACGGGGTCCCCGCCCTTCTGAACGTAGAAGGTGACTCCGTAGTTCAGCGCCTCGATCACGACCTCCTCGCGGCCCTTGCCGGTGAAGAGGATGAAGGGGATGCTTGTATCCATGGCCCGCACGCTCTTGAGGAGCTCGATGCCGTTCATCTCCGGCATCTGGTAATCAGAGATTATGGCCTCGTACGAGTTCTCCCTCATCAGCCTCCCCACGTCCAGAGCGGAGAGGGCGGTGTCCACATGCAGGTCCCCTGAGCGTTCCAGAAATGACTTCCCCACATCCAGGAGCCCCGCCTCGTCATCGACATAGAGGACCCGGTACATCCAGCGATACAATGGGTTGGTCATTTATCTAGATAGTGAAAAAAAGTGAGCATGCTACATATCGTTCTCTATGTTACCAGACCTTTGATGGCTCCTCTTGGCCGAGCTTGGAGAGGGTTCCGGGAACGTTCACGTACTTGAACTTCCCATCGGGGACGAACATCTCGAACCTCACCCCTCGCCCGGGCTCTCCCGTCTCCCTGATGGTGATGCCAGTGATCGCCAGGATCTCCTTGGAGAGGAACAGGCCCAGACCGGTCCCTTTCCCGAACCCCTTGGTGAACAGCTCTTGCTTCTCCTCATGGGGTATGCCTACCCCGTCGTCCTCATATGATAGGACGATACCCCCGTCCCTCTCCATGCAATCGACGGTGATGGTCATGGGGCCGCCTCCGTACAGTAGGCTGTCCTCCACCAGATTGTGGAAGACACGGATCAGCATGGGGTCCGCCAGGACCTGCAGACCGGCTATCCCCTTGCCAATGAACAGGGCCTTTGCCGGCCGTTGCTCCTGCACGCACCTAACGATCTCCTCTATAGGCTGCCACTGCGGCAGGGCTGTGCCCATGCGCTGATAGACAGAGGTGAAGTCCATCTGTTCCTGGACGATGTTCACCGAACGCTCCAAGCGGCCGATCCTCTTCAGCTGCTCAGGGTCGGTGATGGTGGACCTCATCAGCTCCAATGTCGAGGTCTGTATGAGGATCTGGTTCTTGATGTCATGATGGGTCAGATCGCTCAAGAGATCAAGCTTCTGGCGGGACCTGCGCACCTCCTCCTCGGCATTCCTCATCTCGGTGATGTCCTGGTTGATCCCGAAGATCCTCCTGTGCTTGCCGTCCTCGCTCTGCCAGTTAGCGGACCGCACGAGGATGCGGCGCACCTCGCCATCGCGCCGCAGGATGCGGTGCTCGAACTGAAAGTAACCGATGGGGGGTGTAGAGAGCATGCTGTTACGGGAGTTCACCCTGACGAGATCATAGTCCTCAGGGTAGACGAACCTATGGAAGTACTCTATGGAGGACATTTGATATCCGCCCTCCCTTTGGGCATCGGTGGCGTAGATCCGGTAGAACTGGTCGTTGAAGGTGAAGGTGGAGGTATCAAGGTCCAGCTCCCAGGACGCCAGGGTGGCCATGTCCAGGGCCATGGACAGCTGCCCCATCGTGCTCCTTAGCCTCTCCTCCGCCCGCTTGATCTCGGTTATGTCCTGGGTTACGCCGAAGCCCATGGACCTCTTTCCGTTCTCGTCCTTCACGGAGATGGACCTAACGATGATGTGTCGTTTCTCTCCGTCCCGGCGGATGATGCTGTGCTCTATTTGCAGGAAATCCTGGCCATATTCGGGCTGACTAACGGCGCTCATGACCTCGACAAGACGGGGCACCTCCTCAGGAGGCACGAACGTCTCGACATAATCCTTGGCGGCCATGCGGTAGCCGCCCTCCCTCCCCGCGTCCGTGGAATAGAGCTTGTAGAACCGGTCGTTGAAGAGGAACGTACCGGTCATGGGATCGAACTCCCACGAGGCCAGGCCGGCCATGTCTATGGCCATGGACAGCTGCCCCATGGTCCCCCGGAGCTCCTCGTCGGTCTTCTTGCGCTCTGTGATGTCGGTGATGAAGGTCAGGACCGCGGGCGCATCGGAGATGGTGACCTGCGCCGCCGTGACCTGTATGGGGAACTGGGTCCCATCCCTTCGCCATCCCAGGAACTCGACCTCGAAGGGCAGGGAACCACGATCCATGCCTTGAGGAGGTCTCCATGCCTTCATTCCCCTATCGGGGGAGGTGATGAAATCGCATAGTGAGAGGCCGGTGTACTCCTCCGGCCTGGTGTAGCCGAAGATCTCTCGGTGCAGGGGGTTAGCGTACGTGATGACACCATCCTGCAGGATGGCGATGGCCACAGGGGCGTTCTCGATCAGGGAGCGGAACCTGACCTCGCTCTTCTTGAGGGCCATCTCGGTCTTGTGGCCCACGATGGCGTTCTTCACCTTATGCTCCAGCTCCTTGAACTGGGAGATGGGGTCCCCTCCCTTCTGGACGTAGAATGTGACGCCGTTGTTCAGCGCCTCGATGACGACCTCCTCGCGGCCCTTGCCGGTGAAGAGTATGAACGGAAGGTCCTTGTACGCATCACGAACCCGCTTGAGAAGCTCGATGCCGTTCATCTCGGGCATCTGGTAATCTGATATGATGGCATCGTACCGCTCCTCCTCCATCCGCCCCTCGGCCTCATGGGCCGAGAGGGCCGTGTCCACCTTAAGGTCCCCGGACATCTCCAGGAACACCTGCGCTATCTCAAGGAGGCCACATTCATCATCGACATAGAGGACACGATACATCCGGCACCACAGACTTCGCCATGCAAAAACCTGAGGATATTTATAAGGTTAAGGAAATAGGTATTGCATCTGATACCCTGGGGACCAAAGATGCTGGTTATTAATAAGGAGCGCCCCCCTTGCAGATGGTCACCTGTTCCATATATCTATAATGACAACATCATTCATACCAACAATTGAATCGCCAAGGTCAAATATTGATGAGTGCAATCGATGATGTCGTGGTCGTGCAGCCCGGGATCGTGACCTGCTCTCGATGCGGTAACGTCGTGAGCAGCTCCTACAAATATTGCCCCATGTGCGGAGCGATCCCGCTGGTGCCCAGGTTCGAGCCCACGCCGGTGAGCGTTTGCCCGGGGTGCGGTATCCTGAACCCCTCGGGAAGCAACTACTGTGCCCGATGCGGCTCCAGCATGAGGGTGCCGGTGAACCCGACCCCGATGCCGCAGCGTCAGAGCAGAAGGGGCATCGTCGTGGTGGCCGTGCTGTTGGTGGTGGCCGTGCTCATCCTATCCATGATGATGGTTAACATCCTGAATATGACCGGCTCCAACACCACAATGGGCTCAGGGGAGTCTAACTTCGTCTGGCACTACGGCGGTGACACCTTCAGGCTGAAGGTGGACATACCCACCGACCTCTATCTGGAGTATGAGCGGGACTCCATCAGGAGGTATGCGCTCAACATCAACGATGCCGTGGAGTTGAGCAAACGGTATGTGACGACCGACGAGACCATAGTCACCAACATATCCTCCATGCTCTACAACCGGTCCATGGCACTGGGATTGGACGATGAGGCCAAGATCAACTTCGTACTATCATTCGTACAGTCCATACCGTACGTAGAGGATGAGGCCAGCGTGTCCCTGGACGAATATTGGCGGTTTCCGGTGGAGACCCTCTACGACAATCAAGGCGATTGCGAGGACAAGTCCTTCCTCTTCGCCTCTTTGATGGAGTCGATGGGGTTCGATGCGGTCATCCTGATCTTCGATTCCCATGCGGCAGTGGGGGTCGAATGCTCCGGCGTTTATGGGAGCTACTACAGCTATGAGGGGAACAAGTATTACTACTGCGAGACCACCGCTGAAGGTTGGGCCATCGGCGATATCCCTGACCAGTACGGGGCCGCGGACATAGCTCAGGTGAGCTGAGGTTTCGTTCGGCCCATAGCTCGCGGCAGCATCCGGGAATCAGTTTCATCTATCATGGGGTGCATCATATCGGCAGGTTCGATAGGGGTCTCGATGAATGACAGGAGCATGCTGGTGGTCTGGGTCGTGGCGACCATCATCATTTTCAGCCTTATAGCCGCATGGGCCTTGACCAGCCTTCCCAGCAGGGACGAGGATGGTGACGGACATCCCGATTCCCAGGACGCATTCCCCAAGGACGCATCGGAGTGGTCGGACAGCGACGGTGATGGAATAGGCGACAATGCTGACCTGTCCCCCTTCAAGGACAGCGATGGGGATGGGTACGATGATCCCGTGGATGCCTTCCCTTACGATAAGAACGAATGGAAGGACGACAACAGCAACGGCATAGGGGACAACTCGGACCCTCCCACCGCGGACACGGACGAGGACGGCTATGGGGACAACGTCGACCTTTACCCTAATGCCGACATGGGGTTCATGTTCAACATCTCCAGCGTAGTGATCCTCGATGAGGTGGACTATCTGGCCGAGAATGGGGATGTGTACTTCTACTTGAAGATCAACGGCGTGCTGCAGAACCGCATAGATAACTTGGGCGAGCCTTGGAGTTGCCACATCGGAAGAGAGATCACCATAAGTGAGTCCTTCCGGTTCAACGTCGACGATAACCGGCGGTACACCTACATCGAGCTGACCATGTTCGACGAGGATATTCTGGAGGATGATGTGCTGGACATCAATGGGCGTACCTCTGCGGGACGCACCCTGTCGATCGTCTACGACATCGTCAACCGCACCTGGATCGGCAATGACGTCAATGGGCGTGCCGACGGTTCCCTGGACGGTTCCGGGTCCAAGGACGATAATGACGCGGCCCTGTCCTTCGACATCCAGCTGGTCACGATAGATCCTAACCACATCTACACATGGACGTACAAGAGCACGGCACACACGCTCCAGGTCTCGATCCCGCCCAGGTCCTACGCCGCCTATCGCAACAGCGATGTGGCCCGTTACTACTATTACGGCTACGAGAGCAGCGATGTGCAGCAGTTCGTCACTTCGAACGACCCCATTGTCATTGACGTCGCGAACAAACTGAGGCAAATGGCCAACAGCCGGGGTTACACCGAGGTGGAGACCATCAATTTCGTGCTCCGCTTCTGCCAGACCATGAAATATTCTTATGACAACGCGTCCATGGATGCTGATGAGTACTGGCGGTTCCCGGTGGAGACCCTCTATGACGAGACCGGCGACTGCGAGGACACCTCCTTCCTGTTCTCCTCGATCTCCGAGGCCATGGGTTATGATGCATCGATACTTCTGTTCCCTGGCCATGCGGCGGTGGGGGTGGCGTCCGATGATGCCACGGGAACCTACGTCCGGGGCAGCAACAACGTTCGATACTACTATTGCGAGACCACCTCTCCAGGTTGGGAGATGGGCGAGCTCCCGCAAGAGCTTGAGGGGCAGGAAGTGGACGTCGTCCTGGTGAGCTGATTGCTCCGGTTTCCGGCGGACAACGATCGTCCGCCTGTGGCATGTAGAATGTGATCGCTGATCCTTCCATTCATTGTTAAGGGGGTCCTACCCAGGTGCGATATTCAATCAATCAGGCTATCTTTATATTTTAAGTCCGATATCATTCGTGATGACTAGGCATTATATTATTTATATTGTCTAAGGGACTCGCGATGCCCAGGCTAAAAAGGGATTGGGGAAGACCTGAGCATGTGGGCGTTCATACTTTGCATCATCTATGTTATTTTCGCCTTCGCCTGCCTCGCCGTCCTCATAGCCCTTTACGATAGGCGACCGTTGCGGATAAGGTCCGGACTGGTGATGTTGCCGGCCTGCGCTCTGATATCGGTCGGCGCCATTCTGCAGATGTTCCTACCCTACCAAGGCACCCTCCAGGTTCTCTACTATTTTAACGTCCTGATGTTTGTCGTCGTCTACACTGGCTTCATATTCTTCGTGGGCGAGTTCACGGGCCGCTTCGACCCCCTGGAGAGGAAGAACCTGGCCCTCATTCTGATCGTCCCAGTTCTAGCCGCGTTCTCTATCATCACCGATAACTGGCTACACCTCTGGAACTCCAATTTCTACCTATCTACGCTGCCCGACTACGAGGTCCCCTTCCTCCTGTGGGATTTCTCGTACATGAACATAGTGTGGTCTATCTTCTGCTTCGCCTCGGGGGCCGTGCTCCTGTACTATCTGAGCAGAACATTGCACAGGACAGGTAACTGGATCTTGCTCGCCGTGTTCTACCTTGGTGCCGCCATGTGCGTCACCTTGAACATAATGGCGTTCTTCACAGTGGACCTGATGGTCATGCCCGTCGATGGCCTAACCTTTACTCTGGGAATCCTGTCCTTCTACATCAGTGCCTTGGTCTTCGGTATGTTCGACATCGCGCCTGTGGCCCGCAAGAAGATGTTGGACCTGATGAAGGATGCCATTTTCGTCCTGGACTCGGAGGGTATGATAAACGACGTCAACACCAGCGGTCTGAAGCTCCTCCGCAGGGAAAGAAAGGATGTCATCCTCCAGAAGTCCGATATCCTCCTAGAAAGGTTCCCCGCCCTGGATCACTTTCTAAAGGAACCGGAAGAGAAGGGGGAGACGGAGTTCAAGGATGTCGATGATCGCACCTTCGAGGCCAAGGTGAGCGTCTTCGATTACGGGAGGATGAAGAAGACTGGGCGGATGCTTGTCCTCAAGGATGTCACGCTGAGCAGGCAGATAGAGAAAAAATTCCGCGAGGCTGAGTTCCAGATGAAGCTGGCCGATACCAACCGGAGATACAGGACCATCATCGAGAACCAGACCGAGGCCATCCTGACCTTCGACAGGAACGGCCAGATCACATTCTTTAACCCCGTCTTCGAGAGGATCGCGGAGAGGAGCACCAAGCAGATGGCCGATTCGAGGATCGGTGACCTGCTGAGCGAGGATGACGACAGGGCGTTGTGGGATCGGATAGAGAAGGCCACTCCCGAAGCCCCGGTCTTCCACTTCGAACACGTCGTCAGCCTCCTCGACGGGTCAGACATGTGGATCCATTGGCAGGGGAAGGTCCACTTTTCCGAGAGCGGAGAGCTGACCGAGGTCCAGACGGCCGGCATCGATATCACGGAAAAGAGGAAGAAAGAGGCCGAATACCAGGCCATCGTGGAATGCCAGAAAGAGCTGATCGTGCGCCGGCAGAGGGGGGGAACCATAACCTTCGCCAACCAAGCTTTCTCCGAGTTCTACGGGATCCCCAACGAGAAGCTGATAGGGAGCACTTTCTTCCCTTCGGTAGACGAGGAAGACAACCTGAGATTCCGGGAGGCGCTGAGGTGCCTCACTCCTGGACTTCCGGACAGCGACCCTGTGAAGCTCAGGATCCTCCGGGGGCAGGACGATCTCAGGACCACCGAGTGGAGACTCCGGGGCATCTTCGATTCCAAGGGCCAGATGGTGGAGTATCAGACGGTGGGCAATGATATCACAGAGAAGTTGCGGATGGAGCAGGAGCTCAATAAGACGCAGAAGTTGGAGTCCCTGGGGGTTTTGGCAGGGGGCATCGCCCATGACTTCAACAATCTGCTGACGTCAATAATCAGCAACATCGAGGTGGCGGCCAAGGACATCCCCTCGGGAGAGCGAAGCAGGTATCGTCTGGAGGAGGCCGTCCGATCTGCATTGAACGCCAGGAACCTCACCCAGCAGCTCCTTACATACTCCAAGGGAGGTAAGCCCGTGAAGGAGCCGACCGACCTGGGGGAGCTCCTCCAGAAGACCATCGAGTTCACCTTGACCGGCACCAATGTGAGGGCCGATTACCGCATCGCCGAAGACCTCCGCCCGATAAGTGCGGACCGCTTCCAGATCGAGCAGGTGATCAATAACCTGATCATCAATGCGGTGCAGGCGATGCCGGAGGGGGGCAAGATCTTCGTCAAGGCCTCCAATTCCGACAGGTACTTCCGCTCGCTCGACAAGGAGGGGGGCCAAGGGTTCATCAAGGTAAAGATCACCGATCAGGGACCGGGGATCCCCGCCGACGTACTGGGCAAGATCTTCGACCCTTTCTTCACCACTAAGGACAACGGAACCGGGCTGGGGCTGTCGACCGTGCAGTCCATCGTCAAGAACCACGGGGGATTCATCGACGTGGAATCGGAGCCCGGGTTGGGAACGTCATTCAACATCTATCTCCCGACCAGCAATGCTCCGGCCATTTCGGCACCGGAGGCGGTGGGGAGCGAGGGGCAAGTCAGGGCTTCCAGGATCCTCATCATGGACGACGAGGAGGCCATCCTGGAGGTCCTCTCCACCATCCTCATGGACCTGGGTCACAGTGTGGAGATGGCCCGGACAGGAGAGGAGGCCATCGAACAGGTCTCACGTTCGCTGACCGAAGGCAGGCTTTTCGACCTTCTCATCATGGACCTGACCATCCGGGGAGGGATGGGGGGCAAGGACGCCATCCAGGAGATCCTCAAGTTGGACGGAAGCGTCAAGGCCATGGTATCCAGCGGCTATTCCAACGACCCGGTGATGTCCGAGCCCCGGAAGTACGGGTTCATCGATTTCCTTCCCAAGCCCTATTCCATCCAGGACCTGAAGGACAAGCTGGCGCGGCTCCTCCTCTAGTAATTAGTCATTATGCCATTATCGGAGCGCGCCTCGTTCCCCGTTAGTACGGCCGTTGACCACATTTATCCATCCGTTTGTATTATCTTTCATGATAACATACCCGGTGCTGCACCGTTGAGGGATGGGGGACGTGCTAACGCCGGTGCTATCGCATCGGTGGGTAATAGCACGGATTGCAGGTGATTCAAAATGTCCATGGAGAGAAGATACTGTAAGGCCAGAAAGAGCATGGCAGTCGCCGTGACCGTCCTGGTCTTCCTGGGCTCCTTCGTCATGACGGCACCTCCGGCCGCAGCCTGGGTGTATGACGATCCCCTTACGAGCAGCTATGTGAAGATCACGTCGGGCAGTGGTTCATTCAGCAGCCTCTCGACCAGTTCAAAGCAGATATATGTTGATAGCGGCGAGAGCATCTACGGTTCGATCGTGCTGGAAACCCATAACAGCATGTCCGCCACCGATAAGGCGCCGCTCATCGGCACTACAAGTTGGGGATCGCATAGTTCCAGCTATTGGGAGATAGAGAATTGGATCTCCACGGGCACCAACAGCTACGTGTCCAGCAACATAGCCGTCAATGCACCCACCGCCGCGGGCACCTACTACCTCATATTTGCTTTCGGTGCGGAGTATACAGGCGCGCAGCTGGCCTCCTGCACCAATTGGAGGTATGCAGATGTCCATGGGGAGATATGGAACGACGGTAACGATATCGCCCAGCTGTCGGCCGCCAAGATCTCACAGATGCAGTCTTCTGGACGGACGACCGTCAACTACCTATTCGATCAAGGATCCCAGAGCTGGACCATACCAGGTGACGCGGTCACCGTGGTGGTCTCGGATGCAGGGACCATCCCATCTCCCTTCTCCACCAGCCAGATCACTCTGGGATCTGGTACGGAGTCCTTCTCCACCATCTCGCAGAGCAACAAGCAGATCACCGTCGCTCCCGGAAGTCGCCTGACCGGGAGCATTAGCGTCGATGCTAGGAACAACATGGGTTCCAGCGCCGGACCGTTGGTGGCCACCTCCACCTGGGGCACTAGCAGCTCTTCGTACTGGGTCATCCGTAACGAGGTCACTCCGGGAACGGCCCAGTACACTACCAGCGGCATATCGATGATCGCTCCCAGCAACCCCGGGACCTACTATATCATCATAGCATTCAGCGATGAGTATGACGGGGCGCAGGTAGCATCCTGCACAAGTCAAGGATATGGTGACGGCAGTGCCGTATGGGACGATGGTAATGACCTCGCGGACCTATCCTCCGCTCAGATCTCCAGCGCCCAGACGAACGGAAGGGCGAGCGTGCAATATCTTTTCGCGGGCGGTCTCCAGCAGTATGTCATCCCGGTGGCGGCCATCACCATCATCGTGAAAGGCAGTGTGGTGACACATCTGGATGATCCCTTGACGCAAAGCTACGTGAAGATCCAATCGGGAACTGGTTCCTTCAGTTCTGTAACGACCACCAACAAGCAGATCGTGGTGGAACCGGGAGCGGCGCTCACGGGTTCCGTGGCCATGCTCGCCAAGAACGATCTGAAGAGCACCGATGCAGCTCCTCTCGTCGGTCTGACGAGCTGGGGCTCGCACAGCAGCAACTTCTGGAGCATCAACAATTGGATCTCCACAGGCACCAACAGCTACGTGTCCAGCAACATAGCCGTCAACGCCCCCTCCTCCGAAGGTACTTACTACCTGATC includes the following:
- a CDS encoding PAS domain S-box protein, which codes for MYRVLYVDDEAGLLDVGKSFLERSGDLHVDTALSALDVGRLMRENSYEAIISDYQMPEMNGIELLKSVRAMDTSIPFILFTGKGREEVVIEALNYGVTFYVQKGGDPVSQFMELEHKVKKAVIGHRNELDLRRSEERFRSIIEDAPVAIMMIQEGLVSYANRRHLDLFGYDDANDIGERPVEDMIAQSGRPQDADLMTRPGHRPYRRPETEFIGVRKNGTRFPVHVAFTQVDLPDGKGVLAYVTDMTDHVRSEDALRRSESKFRAVFNEAAVGIAITDRNGAPKEFNDELVRFFGHSRSELSQMSLFDLAHPDDLEVGMDLREEYLAGRRSTYDVEKRYIRKDGHIVWGHITVASLEEAEEDEPQDMVLFRDITARKRVEEELRATMAHLSMAMDMADIASWEYDVRTRTYTFNDRFYKLLATDAQREGGYHMLAETYIREFVHPDDLPRVQENFRTKTFSSSYYDDYRELEHRIIRRDGEVRHILICAYSFRDQRGARVRDFGVNQDITRYKQAEIRYLKARQKLDLLGSITRHDIKNQLQIQSANLELAMMRTEDPAVLERLKKVEGSIHNVSRQIDFTKDYERMGSTVPHWQSMEDIVQELPKLDGTGTIEVGPGLKGLSVLADPMLAMVFRNLVDNSVKYSGRKDSLRIVLDARREGSDMLLTFQDNGVGISQEDRERLFTKGFGKGTGLGLFLSKEILAITGILIQEVGEDGNGATFQLTIHHGSYRRA
- a CDS encoding PAS domain S-box protein, whose translation is MYRVLYVDDECGLLEIAQVFLEMSGDLKVDTALSAHEAEGRMEEERYDAIISDYQMPEMNGIELLKRVRDAYKDLPFILFTGKGREEVVIEALNNGVTFYVQKGGDPISQFKELEHKVKNAIVGHKTEMALKKSEVRFRSLIENAPVAIAILQDGVITYANPLHREIFGYTRPEEYTGLSLCDFITSPDRGMKAWRPPQGMDRGSLPFEVEFLGWRRDGTQFPIQVTAAQVTISDAPAVLTFITDITERKKTDEELRGTMGQLSMAIDMAGLASWEFDPMTGTFLFNDRFYKLYSTDAGREGGYRMAAKDYVETFVPPEEVPRLVEVMSAVSQPEYGQDFLQIEHSIIRRDGEKRHIIVRSISVKDENGKRSMGFGVTQDITEIKRAEERLRSTMGQLSMALDMATLASWELDLDTSTFTFNDQFYRIYATDAQREGGYQMSSIEYFHRFVYPEDYDLVRVNSRNSMLSTPPIGYFQFEHRILRRDGEVRRILVRSANWQSEDGKHRRIFGINQDITEMRNAEEEVRRSRQKLDLLSDLTHHDIKNQILIQTSTLELMRSTITDPEQLKRIGRLERSVNIVQEQMDFTSVYQRMGTALPQWQPIEEIVRCVQEQRPAKALFIGKGIAGLQVLADPMLIRVFHNLVEDSLLYGGGPMTITVDCMERDGGIVLSYEDDGVGIPHEEKQELFTKGFGKGTGLGLFLSKEILAITGITIRETGEPGRGVRFEMFVPDGKFKYVNVPGTLSKLGQEEPSKVW
- a CDS encoding zinc ribbon domain-containing protein; amino-acid sequence: MSAIDDVVVVQPGIVTCSRCGNVVSSSYKYCPMCGAIPLVPRFEPTPVSVCPGCGILNPSGSNYCARCGSSMRVPVNPTPMPQRQSRRGIVVVAVLLVVAVLILSMMMVNILNMTGSNTTMGSGESNFVWHYGGDTFRLKVDIPTDLYLEYERDSIRRYALNINDAVELSKRYVTTDETIVTNISSMLYNRSMALGLDDEAKINFVLSFVQSIPYVEDEASVSLDEYWRFPVETLYDNQGDCEDKSFLFASLMESMGFDAVILIFDSHAAVGVECSGVYGSYYSYEGNKYYYCETTAEGWAIGDIPDQYGAADIAQVS
- a CDS encoding PAS domain S-box protein, producing the protein MWAFILCIIYVIFAFACLAVLIALYDRRPLRIRSGLVMLPACALISVGAILQMFLPYQGTLQVLYYFNVLMFVVVYTGFIFFVGEFTGRFDPLERKNLALILIVPVLAAFSIITDNWLHLWNSNFYLSTLPDYEVPFLLWDFSYMNIVWSIFCFASGAVLLYYLSRTLHRTGNWILLAVFYLGAAMCVTLNIMAFFTVDLMVMPVDGLTFTLGILSFYISALVFGMFDIAPVARKKMLDLMKDAIFVLDSEGMINDVNTSGLKLLRRERKDVILQKSDILLERFPALDHFLKEPEEKGETEFKDVDDRTFEAKVSVFDYGRMKKTGRMLVLKDVTLSRQIEKKFREAEFQMKLADTNRRYRTIIENQTEAILTFDRNGQITFFNPVFERIAERSTKQMADSRIGDLLSEDDDRALWDRIEKATPEAPVFHFEHVVSLLDGSDMWIHWQGKVHFSESGELTEVQTAGIDITEKRKKEAEYQAIVECQKELIVRRQRGGTITFANQAFSEFYGIPNEKLIGSTFFPSVDEEDNLRFREALRCLTPGLPDSDPVKLRILRGQDDLRTTEWRLRGIFDSKGQMVEYQTVGNDITEKLRMEQELNKTQKLESLGVLAGGIAHDFNNLLTSIISNIEVAAKDIPSGERSRYRLEEAVRSALNARNLTQQLLTYSKGGKPVKEPTDLGELLQKTIEFTLTGTNVRADYRIAEDLRPISADRFQIEQVINNLIINAVQAMPEGGKIFVKASNSDRYFRSLDKEGGQGFIKVKITDQGPGIPADVLGKIFDPFFTTKDNGTGLGLSTVQSIVKNHGGFIDVESEPGLGTSFNIYLPTSNAPAISAPEAVGSEGQVRASRILIMDDEEAILEVLSTILMDLGHSVEMARTGEEAIEQVSRSLTEGRLFDLLIMDLTIRGGMGGKDAIQEILKLDGSVKAMVSSGYSNDPVMSEPRKYGFIDFLPKPYSIQDLKDKLARLLL